The Longimicrobium sp. nucleotide sequence GGGCGGCGGTGCGCGCCCGCGGCGCCCCCTCCTGGCCGCGTCGCCGACGACCTCCTCGTTCCGGGGAGGTTGCCGGCGAAGCATTCCGTGCACGCTGAACTCCGCGCGGCGGCCGAAAAGCCCCCTCCCACGCTTGCCGCCGCTTGCCGGGGCGGGGGCGGGGGCGGGGGCATCAGCGTAAGCCGAACAATGGCATAGATCTATACCTGCCGGGGTAGCGCAATTCGCGCAGCGGACGTACTTTATTAGACACCGCAAGCACAAATCGTTGCTCCCAAAAAGCTTACATCGACGCCTGTGGGGGTCGGGGGAACGGGCCGCCGCGGCATGCGGCCGGGCCCGTCGAACGCCCCCTCACCCGCGGCAGCCGGCCCGCCGGGCACGAACCGGCCGCGCCGCACCGAACCGCGGTCGCGAAGCACCAGGCGCCCGGCGCCTCCGTCTCGCCGGGAGCCCACCGCATACAGAGCAGGATGCCTGACATCATTTCCCGGCTGGCCCAGCTGTCGCCCGAAAAGCAGAGGCTGCTGGCGCTGAAGCTGAGGCTGAAGGCCGGCGCAGCCGCGGCGTCGGCCGGGCACGGCGGCGGCGAGCGCCCCTCCGAGTTTCCCGCGTCGTTCGCGCAGCGGCGGCTGTGGCTGCTGGATCGCCTGGAGCCGGGGAGCACCGCCCACTCGATGCCCCGCATCTGGCGCATCCCCGGCCCCCTGGACGTGGCCGCGCTGGAGCGCGCCGTAGACGAGCTGGTGCGGCGCCACGAGACGCTGCGCACGCACCTGGAGGAGCGCGGCGGAGAGCCGGTTCAGGTGGTCGCCCCGCCCGCGCTCTTCCGGCTGCAGGTGACGGACCTCTCCGCCCTCGCCCCCGACGCGGTGCACGCGGAGGTGGAGCGGCTGGCGCGCGCGGACGCCGCGGCCCCCTTCCGGCTGGAGGAGGGCCCGCTCTTCCGCGCCTTCCTCGTTCGGCTGGCGGCCGACGAGCACGCCCTGCTGTGGAACCTGCACCACGCGATCACCGACGGCTGGTCCAGCGGCATCCTGGAACGCGAGCTGAAGGCGCTGTACCAGGCCTTTTCGCGCGGCCAGCCCTCGCCGCTGGCGCCGCTCCCGCTGCAGTACGGCGACCACGCGCTCCGCGAGCGCGAGCGCCTTTCCGGCGATGCGCTCGCGGGGCTGGTGGGCTTCTGGCGCGACGCGCTGGAGGGGGCACCCACGCTGCTGGAGATCGCGCCGGACCGCCCGCGGCCCCCCGTGCGCACGCATCGGGGCGCCGCCGTGAGCGCCTCGTTGGGCGCCGGCCTCCGCGCGCGCGTGGACGCGCTGGCGCGGGCGCACGACGCCACGCCGTTCATGGTGTACCTGGCCGCCTTCCAGCTCCTCCTGGGCCGCTACGCCGGCCAGGACGACGTGCTGGTGGGCACGGCGGTCGCCAACCGCGGCACCGCGGACGTGGAGGGGATCGTCGGCTTCTTCGTGAACACGCTGGTGCTGCGCGGCGACCTCTCGGGCGATCCCACCTTCGCCGAGCTGCTGGGGCGCGTGCGCGAGGCCACGCTGCGCGCCTTCGAGCACCAGGCGCTCCCGTTCGAGAAGCTGGTGGAGGAGCTGAACCCCGAGCGCTCGCTGACCCACGCCCCGCTGGTGCAGGCCGTCATCGTCCTGCACAACCAGCACAGCGTGAGCGGTGGGCCGGCCGTGACGGCGGCGCCTCCGGCGCAGGCGGCGGGGCCCGCGCTGCTGCTGGAGGCGGCGGGGAGCGGGGAGGAGGATGCGCGTTTCGATCTCACCCTGGAGCTGGCGCAGGGGCCCGACGGCGTCCGCGCGCGCCTCAGCTACGCCACGGACCTGTTCGAGCGCGGCACGGTCCGGCGGATGCTCGGCCACCTGGCACGGGTGCTGGAGCAGGTGGCCGCCGACGCGGACGTGCGGCTTTCGCGGGTGGAACTGCTCGGCGAGGCGGAGCGCGCGCTGGTGCTGGAGGAGTGGAACCGGACGGAGGCGGAGTACCCGGCGGACCGGTGCATCCACGAGCTCTTCGAAGCCCAGGCGGCGCGGACGCCGGACGCCATGGCGGTCGAGTTCGACGGGAAAACCCTCGGCTACGGCGCGTTGAACGAGCGGGCGAACCGGCTGGCGCACCACCTCGCCGGACTCGGCGTCGGGCCCGAGGCGCGGGTGGGGATCTGCCTGGAGCGGGGGATGGAGATGGTCGTCTCCGTCTTCGCGGTGCTGAAGGCGGGCGGCGCGTACGTTCCGCTGGACCCCGCCTATCCCGCGGAGCGGCTGGCGTTCGTGCTGGCCGACGCGGCCGTGCCCGTGCTGGTGACGCAGGAGTCGCTGCGCGCGGCGCTCCCCGCCGGCGACGGCGTCGCGGTGGTGAGCGTGGACGGGGACGGAGCGCGGATCGCGGCGGAGTCCGCGGAGAACCCGGAGCGCGGCGTCTCGCCCGACCAGCTGGCGTACGTGATCTACACCTCCGGCTCCACCGGGACGCCCAAGGGGGTGATGGTGCCGCACCGGGGCGTTCCCAACCTGGCGTACGCGCAGGCCCGCCGCTTCGGCATCGACGGCACCAGCCGCGTGCTGCAGTTCGCCTCGTTCTCCTTCGACGCGGCGGTTGCGGAGCTGTTCGATGCGCTTCTGACCGGGGCCACGCTGGTGATGGCGCCGCGCGAGGCGCTTCTCCCCGGTCTGGAGCTGCTGGAGACGCTGCGGCGCGGGCGGGTCACGGTGGCTACCCTGCCGCCGTCGGTGCTGGGCATCCTCGCGCCGGACGACCTGCCGGAGCTGCGCACGGTGGTGAGCGCGGGAGAGGCGGTGGACGCCGCCACGGTGGAGCGGTGGAGCGTTGGCCGTGCCTTCGTGAACGCCTACGGGCCGACGGAGGCCACGGTCTGCGCCGCCTCCGCTGCCTGCGAGGCGGACGGGCGTGCGCCGGCGATCGGCCGCCCCCTGGAGAACGTGCGGGTGTACGTGCTGGACGCGGCCGGCCAGCCCGCGCCGGCCGGCGTCCCCGGCGAGCTGTACGTGGGGGGCGTGGGGGTGGCGCGCGGCTACCTGGGCCGGCCGGGGCTGACGGCGGAGCGCTTCGTCCCTGACGCGTTCGGCGTGGCGGGAGGGCGGCTGTACCGGACGGGCGACCGGGTGCGGTGGTCGGCCGGGGGCGAGCTGGAGTTCCTGGGGCGGGTGGACCACCAGGTGAAGGTGCGCGGCTTCCGCATCGAGCCGGGGGAGATCGAGGCCGCGCTGTCGGCGCACGCGGAGGTGCGCGGCGCGCGGGTGATCGTGCGCGAGGACCAGCCCGGAGAGAAGCGGCTGGTG carries:
- a CDS encoding amino acid adenylation domain-containing protein codes for the protein MPDIISRLAQLSPEKQRLLALKLRLKAGAAAASAGHGGGERPSEFPASFAQRRLWLLDRLEPGSTAHSMPRIWRIPGPLDVAALERAVDELVRRHETLRTHLEERGGEPVQVVAPPALFRLQVTDLSALAPDAVHAEVERLARADAAAPFRLEEGPLFRAFLVRLAADEHALLWNLHHAITDGWSSGILERELKALYQAFSRGQPSPLAPLPLQYGDHALRERERLSGDALAGLVGFWRDALEGAPTLLEIAPDRPRPPVRTHRGAAVSASLGAGLRARVDALARAHDATPFMVYLAAFQLLLGRYAGQDDVLVGTAVANRGTADVEGIVGFFVNTLVLRGDLSGDPTFAELLGRVREATLRAFEHQALPFEKLVEELNPERSLTHAPLVQAVIVLHNQHSVSGGPAVTAAPPAQAAGPALLLEAAGSGEEDARFDLTLELAQGPDGVRARLSYATDLFERGTVRRMLGHLARVLEQVAADADVRLSRVELLGEAERALVLEEWNRTEAEYPADRCIHELFEAQAARTPDAMAVEFDGKTLGYGALNERANRLAHHLAGLGVGPEARVGICLERGMEMVVSVFAVLKAGGAYVPLDPAYPAERLAFVLADAAVPVLVTQESLRAALPAGDGVAVVSVDGDGARIAAESAENPERGVSPDQLAYVIYTSGSTGTPKGVMVPHRGVPNLAYAQARRFGIDGTSRVLQFASFSFDAAVAELFDALLTGATLVMAPREALLPGLELLETLRRGRVTVATLPPSVLGILAPDDLPELRTVVSAGEAVDAATVERWSVGRAFVNAYGPTEATVCAASAACEADGRAPAIGRPLENVRVYVLDAAGQPAPAGVPGELYVGGVGVARGYLGRPGLTAERFVPDAFGVAGGRLYRTGDRVRWSAGGELEFLGRVDHQVKVRGFRIEPGEIEAALSAHAEVRGARVIVREDQPGEKRLVAYVVGGVEAAGLRAHLRESLPEYMVPAAFVALEQLPLTPNGKLDVRALPAPELAPEEDRYLASRTPTEEVLAGIWAEVLRLERVGVEESFFELGGHSLLATRVVSRIREVFGVEVPLRALFEGPTVAELAVRVEEMRRAELPVLPPVVPVERTGALPLSFAQERLWFIDRLEPGSAVYNMPMASRLEGALDEAALERALGEIVRRHEALRTVFAEVDGSPVQVVAPFGGFVVPVEDLSGLGEADREAAVMRRAGEEARRPFDLAAGPLFRAALLRLGAEDHVLLLGMHHIVSDGWSLGVLFRELSALYAAYREGRGSPLPELGVQYADYAVWQREQLAGEVLDRQLAYWKERMAGAPELLELPTDHPRPPVQTHRGATVPVELSLELLERLQALGRSEGATLYMVALAAFQVLLGKYAGSEDVVVGSPIAGRGRDEVEGLIGFFVNTLVLRTDLSGDPSFREVLRRVREVTLGAYEHQEVP